The following are encoded together in the Capsulimonas corticalis genome:
- a CDS encoding DUF262 and DUF1524 domain-containing protein, with the protein MLAVQANLLTLLDGKKQFIIPIYQRTYSWSEKQCRQLWADIVRTAQDATIPAHFIGSVVYIKASPYDTPITTTPQMLVIDGQQRLTTLSLLIIALREALKASGGTSQVNPDEVGDYLINKYGTGDLRHKLVLTQTDKDTLAALIDERPLPATPSLRVVENYRFFRHQIQSSPLDLDTLFLGVRKLMLVDISLDRSHDNPQLIFESLNSTGLDLSQADLIRNFVLMGQEPTKQTDLYQDYWYPMERSFGQSDASGLFDRFMRDYLTIKMGRIPNMDEVYTEFKGYVQTQSSLSIEDVVKDVSAYARLFVILAFSKAQEKSINAAIDNINRLKVDVAYPFLMEAYRDFEEQVISESDFLHVLALVESYVFRRAICEIPTNSLNKTFAGLRKLISSDSYLESLEAALLVKDSYRRFPSDDEFVARLLVKDVYNFRNRNYLLDKLENDGRKEPMNVDEFTIEHIMPQNENLSTAWLTDLGGNWKHVQDTYLHTLGNLTLTRYNSEYSDRPFLEKRDLKDKNGQACGFAHSPLHLNQELANLDHWNENEIKKRAASLASKAATIWKPPALSASVLDKYRQNVSKSTASTTYTYDNYAEELMGDFFELFDELRERTLALDPNIEETYFRYYVSYDLPGHFIYNVSPKQTRLRLVTNIVHDQVIDPKNMASDATKTYNQPWAHGISVVDLKTEAQLDDVMALVIQALPKDENL; encoded by the coding sequence ATGCTCGCCGTGCAAGCTAATCTGCTGACTCTCTTGGATGGCAAAAAACAGTTCATCATTCCTATCTACCAACGGACTTATAGCTGGTCTGAGAAGCAATGTCGGCAGTTGTGGGCGGATATCGTGAGGACTGCGCAGGACGCCACGATTCCTGCGCATTTCATTGGCTCTGTGGTTTATATCAAGGCTAGTCCGTATGACACGCCGATTACCACCACGCCGCAGATGCTCGTTATCGACGGTCAGCAGCGTCTCACGACACTTTCTCTTCTCATTATTGCGTTACGGGAAGCATTAAAAGCATCTGGCGGCACTTCCCAAGTTAATCCTGATGAAGTGGGTGATTATCTAATCAACAAATATGGCACAGGCGATCTGCGCCACAAGCTGGTGCTGACACAGACAGATAAAGACACGCTGGCGGCATTGATCGATGAGAGGCCATTGCCCGCGACGCCGTCGCTACGGGTTGTGGAGAACTATCGGTTCTTTCGACATCAGATTCAGTCTTCGCCGCTGGACCTGGACACGCTGTTCCTTGGCGTGCGCAAGCTGATGCTGGTCGATATTTCCTTGGATCGCAGCCATGACAACCCGCAGCTGATCTTTGAGAGCCTGAACTCTACGGGGCTGGATTTGTCTCAGGCAGACTTAATCCGTAACTTCGTTCTCATGGGCCAGGAGCCGACGAAGCAAACGGACTTGTATCAGGATTATTGGTATCCTATGGAGCGAAGCTTTGGGCAAAGCGACGCTTCGGGCTTGTTTGACCGCTTTATGCGCGATTACCTGACAATCAAGATGGGACGTATCCCGAATATGGACGAGGTTTACACCGAGTTCAAAGGGTATGTCCAGACCCAGTCCAGTCTCAGTATTGAAGATGTGGTGAAGGATGTCAGCGCCTATGCACGGCTGTTCGTGATCCTGGCGTTTTCCAAAGCGCAGGAGAAATCCATCAATGCCGCCATCGATAATATCAATCGCCTGAAAGTCGATGTCGCCTACCCTTTTCTCATGGAGGCGTACCGAGATTTTGAAGAGCAGGTGATATCGGAATCGGACTTTCTGCATGTGCTTGCGCTGGTGGAGAGCTATGTGTTTCGCCGCGCCATTTGCGAGATACCGACCAATTCTCTGAACAAGACCTTCGCGGGCCTTCGGAAACTGATCTCTTCCGATTCTTATTTGGAAAGCCTGGAAGCGGCGCTGCTGGTCAAGGATTCGTACCGCCGTTTTCCGAGTGACGACGAATTCGTCGCGCGCCTGCTGGTGAAAGATGTATATAACTTCCGCAACCGAAACTATCTGCTGGATAAGCTCGAAAACGATGGGCGCAAAGAACCCATGAACGTGGATGAGTTCACCATTGAGCACATCATGCCCCAGAATGAAAACTTGTCTACCGCTTGGCTGACCGACCTTGGCGGCAACTGGAAACACGTTCAGGACACTTACCTTCACACCCTGGGCAATCTCACGCTCACACGCTACAACTCGGAATACAGCGACCGCCCGTTTCTTGAAAAACGAGACCTCAAAGACAAAAATGGACAGGCGTGTGGTTTCGCGCATAGCCCGCTTCATCTCAATCAAGAGCTTGCGAATCTCGATCATTGGAACGAGAATGAGATCAAAAAACGCGCCGCCTCGCTTGCGAGTAAGGCCGCGACGATCTGGAAGCCCCCTGCCCTCTCCGCCAGTGTTCTCGACAAATACCGTCAGAACGTGTCCAAGTCGACAGCGTCCACGACCTATACCTATGACAACTACGCCGAAGAGCTGATGGGCGATTTCTTTGAGCTATTCGATGAGCTGCGAGAGCGCACCCTAGCGCTTGATCCCAATATTGAAGAAACGTACTTCCGATATTACGTGAGCTATGATTTGCCAGGCCATTTCATCTACAATGTCTCTCCAAAACAGACACGCCTTCGGTTAGTCACGAACATCGTCCACGACCAGGTCATCGATCCTAAAAACATGGCTTCGGACGCTACAAAGACATATAACCAACCATGGGCGCATGGAATATCCGTGGTGGACCTGAAAACAGAAGCGCAGCTCGATGACGTAATGGCGCTGGTTATACAGGCGCTGCCCAAAGATGAAAATCTCTAA
- a CDS encoding type I restriction endonuclease subunit R has translation MSDYSEDALIEQPAIQLFHEIGWSTIDCYQEAMGAAGTLGRKSRQEVVLTRRLRESLAILNPETPNEALDSAVEIITRDRSAMIPVRANHEVYQLLRDGVKVEYRDEHEERVTTTLKVIDWNDPSKNDYLLTSQLWVTGEVYKRRTDLIGFVNGIPLVFIELKANHKQLKDAYNDNLRDYKNTIPQLFWYNALIILSNGRQSKIGSMTANWEHFADWTKINSEGETGVVSLETILRGTCAPDKLGDLVENFILYSEESGGLVKLVAKNHQFLGVNNAFEAVKAIKANQGKLGVFWHTQGSGKTYSMAFFAQKVLRKLIGNHTFVIVTDRTELDDQIYKNFATVGAVTESEERVRAGSGEQLKRFLKEDHRYLFTLIQKFHVENGQTYPMLSDRSDIIVMTDEAHRSQYDIFAQNMRNALPEAAFIGFTGTPLLSGEELTKSVFGDYVSVYNFQQSVEDGATVPLYYENRIPELQLTNDDLNEDMEALLDDAVLDEAQERKLEKEFSREYHLLTRDERLNTIADDIVSHFMGRGFEGKAMMISVDKVTAARMYHKVRGYWESRLNALRAKLKTVPKEERTALEAEIAYMAETDMALIVSQSQNEVEDMAKKGIDIMPHRLRMQKEDLATKFKNPNDPLRIVFVCAMWITGFDVPSCSTVYLDKPMKNHTLMQTIARANRVFPNKSNGLIVDYVGVFRNLQKALAMYGASKAKSSAFEGDEDSPVADKSQLVAALAELIDETNKFCSSIGVDTAAIQLAQGFNRVNLINSAVELIITTKEHKLKFLSMASAVDRTFRAILPDASVNDHGPARTLFVKLADTIRVNDDPDANITDILTQVDALLDDSVEAESYLIKERPAGMKRYDLSKIDVDKLRARFEQGQKHTQTQKLQAILKKELDRLVAMNKTRMDYMEKFQAMIAEYNTGSQNADEQFQMLLDFMDGLTKEATRHISENLTEEELAIFDLLMKPSIDMSENEVKQIKKTAKDLLETLKREKLVLDWRKRQQSRAGVKLTIESVLDQLPEAFTADMYNLKCEQVYQHVYESYYGEGRSAYAAYA, from the coding sequence ATGAGCGACTATTCCGAAGATGCGTTAATTGAGCAGCCCGCCATCCAGCTATTCCATGAGATCGGCTGGAGCACTATCGACTGCTATCAAGAGGCAATGGGGGCAGCGGGGACCCTTGGACGCAAAAGCCGCCAGGAAGTGGTGCTGACACGGCGGCTGCGTGAATCCTTGGCGATACTCAATCCTGAAACTCCAAACGAAGCTCTGGATTCGGCAGTTGAAATCATCACTCGTGATCGAAGCGCGATGATTCCCGTGAGAGCAAACCACGAGGTCTATCAGCTCCTGCGCGATGGCGTGAAGGTCGAATATCGAGACGAGCACGAAGAGCGCGTCACGACGACCCTGAAGGTTATCGACTGGAACGATCCGTCTAAGAACGATTATCTGCTCACCTCCCAGCTCTGGGTCACGGGCGAGGTCTATAAGCGCCGCACCGACCTCATCGGCTTTGTGAACGGCATCCCCCTCGTGTTCATCGAGCTGAAGGCCAACCATAAGCAGCTCAAAGACGCCTACAACGATAACCTGCGCGACTACAAGAACACCATCCCACAGCTCTTCTGGTACAACGCCCTGATCATTCTCTCCAACGGTAGACAGAGCAAAATTGGCAGCATGACCGCCAACTGGGAGCACTTCGCCGATTGGACCAAGATCAATTCCGAAGGCGAGACAGGCGTCGTGAGCCTCGAAACGATCCTCCGTGGGACTTGCGCCCCCGACAAGCTCGGTGATCTTGTAGAGAATTTCATCCTCTACAGCGAAGAGAGCGGCGGCCTGGTGAAGCTTGTCGCGAAGAACCATCAATTCCTGGGCGTGAACAATGCGTTTGAGGCCGTGAAGGCAATCAAGGCCAACCAGGGTAAGCTCGGCGTGTTCTGGCACACGCAGGGCAGCGGCAAGACATACAGCATGGCGTTCTTCGCACAGAAGGTTCTCCGCAAGCTCATTGGCAACCACACATTTGTCATCGTCACGGATCGCACGGAGCTCGACGACCAAATTTATAAGAACTTCGCTACCGTGGGTGCAGTCACGGAATCCGAAGAACGTGTGAGGGCTGGCAGTGGCGAACAACTCAAGCGCTTCTTGAAAGAAGACCACCGCTATTTGTTCACGCTGATCCAGAAATTCCACGTGGAAAACGGTCAGACATACCCGATGCTTTCTGATCGCTCGGATATCATCGTGATGACAGACGAAGCTCATCGGAGCCAGTACGACATCTTCGCCCAGAACATGCGAAACGCGCTTCCCGAAGCGGCGTTTATCGGCTTCACGGGCACGCCGCTGCTCAGCGGCGAAGAACTCACGAAGTCGGTGTTTGGTGACTACGTCTCTGTTTACAATTTCCAGCAGTCCGTGGAAGACGGCGCGACCGTGCCACTCTACTATGAAAACCGCATTCCCGAGCTGCAGCTCACGAATGATGATTTGAATGAAGACATGGAGGCGCTCCTCGACGATGCTGTTCTTGATGAAGCACAGGAGCGAAAACTTGAAAAAGAGTTCTCCCGCGAATACCATCTGCTGACCCGAGACGAGCGCCTCAACACCATTGCCGACGATATCGTCTCCCACTTCATGGGACGCGGCTTCGAGGGCAAAGCCATGATGATTTCGGTGGACAAAGTCACCGCAGCGCGTATGTATCACAAAGTTCGCGGCTACTGGGAAAGCCGCCTGAACGCGCTGCGCGCGAAGCTCAAGACCGTACCGAAAGAGGAGCGAACGGCGCTGGAGGCCGAGATCGCGTACATGGCCGAAACGGACATGGCGCTGATCGTATCTCAGTCGCAGAACGAAGTCGAGGATATGGCGAAGAAGGGCATCGACATCATGCCGCACCGTCTTCGCATGCAAAAGGAAGACCTGGCCACCAAGTTCAAAAATCCCAACGATCCGCTCCGCATCGTATTCGTCTGCGCCATGTGGATTACTGGTTTCGACGTTCCTTCGTGCTCAACGGTCTATCTCGACAAGCCGATGAAGAACCACACGCTTATGCAAACAATTGCGCGAGCCAATCGTGTGTTCCCAAACAAAAGCAACGGTCTCATCGTGGATTATGTCGGCGTCTTCCGAAATCTGCAAAAGGCGCTGGCGATGTATGGGGCCTCTAAGGCTAAGTCATCCGCGTTCGAAGGCGACGAAGATAGCCCCGTGGCCGACAAATCCCAGCTCGTGGCCGCTCTTGCCGAACTGATCGACGAAACCAACAAATTTTGCTCCAGCATCGGAGTAGATACCGCCGCGATCCAACTCGCCCAAGGATTCAACCGCGTCAACCTGATCAACAGCGCCGTGGAATTAATCATCACCACAAAAGAGCACAAGCTCAAGTTCCTGTCCATGGCGTCCGCTGTGGATAGAACATTCCGCGCCATCCTGCCCGACGCCTCTGTGAACGATCACGGACCAGCCCGCACCCTCTTCGTGAAACTGGCGGATACAATTCGCGTCAATGACGATCCCGACGCGAATATTACGGACATCCTCACCCAAGTAGATGCACTTCTCGACGATTCCGTAGAGGCCGAAAGCTATCTGATCAAAGAACGACCCGCAGGCATGAAACGATACGATCTGAGCAAGATCGACGTAGACAAGCTTCGCGCGCGATTTGAACAAGGTCAAAAGCATACCCAGACTCAGAAGCTGCAGGCTATCCTGAAGAAGGAGCTTGATCGCCTCGTCGCCATGAACAAAACGCGCATGGACTACATGGAAAAATTCCAGGCGATGATCGCAGAATACAACACAGGCAGCCAAAACGCCGACGAGCAATTCCAAATGCTTCTCGACTTCATGGATGGCCTGACCAAAGAAGCCACCCGCCACATCTCGGAAAATCTCACTGAGGAAGAACTGGCGATTTTCGACCTGCTCATGAAGCCCTCCATCGACATGAGCGAAAATGAAGTCAAACAAATCAAGAAGACAGCAAAAGACTTGCTCGAAACACTAAAACGAGAGAAACTGGTCCTTGACTGGCGGAAACGTCAACAATCACGAGCTGGCGTAAAACTCACCATTGAAAGCGTGCTCGACCAACTCCCTGAAGCATTCACCGCCGACATGTACAATCTCAAGTGCGAGCAGGTTTATCAGCATGTCTATGAATCGTATTACGGTGAAGGGCGAAGCGCATATGCTGCTTACGCGTAA
- a CDS encoding DNA methyltransferase, translating to MCAINSNDMNDISLQPNILAQCDSLVMLQRLESETVTLAYCDPPWHPELPEGEATERAFLEHLSKIVQQTQRVLKDTGCLYFHSLPSMTGVTRTILDQVFGRKNFRADIIWPRRIKNLRSSEVVQQHDTIHVYSKSDTFIYRSPTRALKTHELQDHFPYADNNGPYRLTDLTMHVERPQFQFSWRGFTPPPTRSWRYNEDAMNRLDESGLIDFSTSGRLPKHKVYLKNDATVEIESIWYDLGTSGTPQSMASTQQPVALLERIVSMSTDENDVIVDPFCGTGAALIAAHSLNRRWFGCDISPHAILTTAEELKKLSNVLPTQYNIVDQADMEQCACVSLMSYKKLYLGFADSKARELIHGGESGWCEFKAVLRGRPEANDGYDLQHSCLKTVAAFLNSDGGTLLIGVHDDKTVLGVRVEEFGGRDSFERHFWGLLHEALGKTASNDIKTYFEEICNKPIYVVECGRSEVPVYLKYKRRSDKGKEEEFYVRTGPRTESLSISEAIQYIIKHFDIAKQDFQRATL from the coding sequence ATGTGTGCAATCAATTCTAACGACATGAACGATATTTCTTTGCAACCGAACATTCTCGCACAATGTGATAGTCTCGTTATGCTCCAACGATTAGAGTCAGAAACTGTTACACTTGCGTATTGCGATCCGCCATGGCATCCCGAATTGCCAGAGGGGGAAGCTACCGAACGGGCTTTCCTGGAGCATCTTTCAAAGATCGTCCAACAAACTCAGCGCGTTCTAAAAGATACGGGATGCCTGTACTTTCACTCATTGCCATCAATGACAGGAGTCACACGAACGATCCTTGATCAGGTATTCGGGCGGAAGAACTTCCGTGCTGATATTATTTGGCCCCGCCGCATCAAAAATCTAAGGTCGTCAGAAGTTGTTCAGCAGCACGATACGATACATGTTTATTCGAAATCCGATACATTCATTTATCGCTCGCCAACACGAGCTTTGAAAACTCATGAGCTCCAAGATCATTTTCCATATGCTGACAATAATGGCCCATATCGGCTTACTGACTTGACAATGCATGTTGAGCGTCCACAATTCCAATTCTCATGGCGAGGCTTCACACCACCTCCAACGCGATCCTGGCGCTACAATGAAGACGCCATGAACAGGCTGGATGAATCGGGACTTATCGATTTCTCGACATCAGGTCGTCTACCAAAGCATAAGGTTTATCTCAAAAACGACGCAACCGTGGAAATAGAAAGCATTTGGTATGATCTCGGTACTTCAGGAACGCCGCAGAGTATGGCCTCGACACAGCAGCCCGTCGCCTTGTTGGAGCGGATCGTTTCGATGTCAACTGATGAAAATGATGTAATCGTCGACCCATTCTGCGGAACAGGAGCGGCTCTGATTGCGGCTCACTCGTTAAACCGACGATGGTTTGGCTGCGATATTTCGCCTCACGCAATATTAACGACCGCAGAAGAGTTGAAGAAACTTAGTAACGTACTTCCAACTCAATATAATATTGTTGATCAGGCTGATATGGAGCAATGCGCGTGTGTTTCCCTGATGAGCTACAAGAAGTTGTATCTTGGGTTTGCGGACAGCAAAGCCAGAGAATTGATACATGGCGGCGAAAGTGGTTGGTGCGAATTTAAAGCTGTATTACGAGGACGACCAGAAGCAAATGATGGATACGATCTTCAACACAGTTGCCTAAAGACAGTGGCTGCTTTTCTAAACTCTGATGGAGGGACTCTACTGATAGGCGTACATGACGACAAAACAGTTCTAGGTGTACGAGTGGAGGAATTTGGTGGACGGGACAGTTTTGAGAGACATTTTTGGGGACTATTACATGAGGCACTCGGCAAAACCGCTAGTAATGACATTAAGACATATTTTGAGGAAATCTGCAATAAGCCGATATATGTGGTGGAATGTGGCCGTAGTGAAGTACCCGTCTATTTAAAATATAAGCGACGCAGCGACAAGGGTAAAGAAGAAGAGTTTTACGTACGGACGGGACCGAGAACAGAGAGCCTTTCAATTAGCGAGGCTATACAATATATTATAAAGCATTTCGATATCGCAAAGCAGGATTTTCAGCGTGCAACTTTATAA
- a CDS encoding endonuclease/exonuclease/phosphatase family protein — protein MRSTKILSWNIRQGGRANAANIATAVLAHSPDLILLSEYRPTNDTIAPALYEAGFPHQHTTNTLDFANDIVVASRYPLKLHAVPIYAETLSHRWVSFTIDGMDFGVLCVHVVGGGASARSPETQAKRAFWEAVIKYAHDHANTKYLLIGDLNTGFKSDAQGTPFACPEMMTKVTEVGWIDAWHNKHPQDQEYTWYSRVANGFRIDHAFCTPHLLPSIAAVDYNHHERVAGISDHSIVIVEIAILHRTFPVLR, from the coding sequence ATGCGATCCACAAAGATACTATCTTGGAATATTCGCCAAGGTGGAAGGGCAAACGCCGCCAACATTGCGACGGCAGTGCTTGCCCACTCGCCAGACCTCATCTTGCTGTCAGAGTATCGGCCTACGAATGATACCATTGCGCCTGCGCTGTACGAGGCGGGCTTTCCTCACCAACATACTACGAACACCCTCGATTTCGCAAACGACATTGTAGTAGCTTCGCGGTATCCATTAAAGCTTCACGCTGTTCCCATCTATGCCGAAACCCTTTCCCACCGCTGGGTCAGCTTCACTATTGATGGCATGGACTTTGGAGTTCTGTGCGTTCATGTTGTCGGTGGCGGGGCAAGCGCCAGGTCACCCGAAACGCAGGCGAAACGCGCGTTTTGGGAGGCGGTGATCAAGTATGCACACGACCACGCGAACACAAAATACCTTCTGATCGGCGACTTGAATACGGGGTTCAAATCGGACGCTCAGGGAACGCCATTCGCGTGCCCTGAAATGATGACAAAGGTGACAGAAGTAGGCTGGATTGATGCGTGGCATAATAAGCATCCACAGGATCAGGAATACACTTGGTACAGCCGCGTCGCGAACGGCTTTCGGATCGACCACGCTTTCTGTACGCCTCATTTGTTGCCTTCCATTGCGGCGGTTGACTACAATCATCATGAGCGCGTTGCGGGGATATCAGATCATTCCATCGTCATCGTTGAGATTGCCATCCTTCATAGGACGTTTCCAGTCCTACGATAA
- a CDS encoding nuclease-related domain-containing protein, whose protein sequence is MILKDPDPSTATDALSKAGRRAEEQMAFYLRRAFAEAPDVLVFNDLRVERNGEIAQIDHLILHRWGMVIIESKSVTSRVKINEREEWSRYWDGRDRGMASPVLQAKRQADLLRRLLDDHAPDLVGKILGLLQVRFGAMPIDLLVAISDEGVIQRTKKNPLPEVMKADQISERVKQLVAQHRKDSSPLNFKSDTSYTLSVADVDRIRIFLLAKHKPGATNPEPVPVEAQAVEYSMPTTAVTVATPPTDMAAAASGHACRHCASADITVEYGRYGYYFKCGGCEGNTPIKVICSACGSKAKLRKSGPKFWADCGECDGSLLFFENRVG, encoded by the coding sequence ATGATCCTCAAAGACCCCGATCCCTCAACCGCTACCGACGCCCTCTCCAAAGCTGGTCGTCGCGCTGAAGAACAAATGGCGTTTTACCTGCGCCGCGCTTTCGCCGAAGCCCCCGATGTCCTGGTCTTCAACGATCTTCGCGTGGAGCGCAACGGCGAAATCGCGCAGATCGATCACTTGATCCTGCACCGCTGGGGCATGGTCATTATCGAGAGTAAGAGTGTCACGAGTCGCGTGAAGATCAATGAGCGCGAGGAATGGAGCCGATATTGGGATGGGCGAGACCGAGGGATGGCGTCGCCAGTGCTTCAGGCGAAGCGCCAGGCTGATCTTCTCCGAAGACTCTTGGACGATCATGCCCCAGACCTTGTTGGCAAAATCCTCGGTCTGCTGCAGGTGCGGTTCGGCGCGATGCCTATCGATTTGTTGGTCGCTATCTCTGATGAAGGTGTGATTCAGCGTACCAAGAAAAATCCGCTGCCAGAAGTAATGAAAGCTGATCAAATCTCGGAGCGCGTGAAGCAACTTGTCGCACAGCATCGCAAAGATTCAAGCCCACTCAATTTCAAATCCGACACGTCCTACACGCTGTCAGTCGCCGATGTCGATAGGATTAGGATTTTCCTGCTGGCGAAGCACAAGCCAGGCGCGACCAATCCCGAGCCTGTGCCAGTAGAAGCGCAAGCAGTGGAATATTCCATGCCGACGACGGCGGTGACGGTGGCGACGCCACCAACGGACATGGCAGCAGCGGCCAGCGGCCATGCCTGTCGGCATTGCGCCTCCGCCGATATCACAGTTGAATATGGGCGATATGGTTACTATTTCAAGTGCGGAGGATGCGAAGGCAACACGCCGATCAAGGTCATATGCTCAGCTTGTGGAAGTAAGGCCAAGCTCAGGAAGAGTGGGCCGAAATTCTGGGCGGATTGTGGTGAATGCGACGGATCGCTTCTGTTTTTTGAGAACAGGGTGGGGTAG
- a CDS encoding DUF4238 domain-containing protein, translated as MTEARNHHVVPRLYLAGFCEDERGKYIYEYSTEKTYSPPTRLGRQYDKNPQHLSIKGAAGIIRDEYSFTNVDGTVNLSKVEERLARLEDYSTTIVKILQGQRNSTNKRSLSPLSIYQKATFSVYINLMVFRTPHGRAMGEQLWRENHLQTAFEQHRSAMAEMRDFITEKNIDPSGRFDHLILEFEKHRHSIGHKGPSYNTLSNELMIIRGLPPGTVADFLQFSDGLSGDSLPDFVRTSNIVNNIHFNTKLFRRMRWTYLMVPSGSVFVTSDSPVACLRNVPLWHSQAELTFPVSKTVAIYCSWHQDLPEGYLIAKPDVVGEINRRTMSNANMWVFASRDSQGIVDAIALRHRPQYSIYERL; from the coding sequence ATGACTGAAGCACGCAATCATCATGTGGTACCCCGCTTATATTTAGCAGGATTTTGTGAGGACGAACGTGGGAAATATATTTATGAATACTCCACGGAGAAAACCTACTCACCTCCCACTAGGCTCGGTAGACAATATGACAAAAACCCGCAGCATTTGTCGATCAAGGGCGCAGCGGGGATTATTCGCGACGAATACAGCTTCACAAATGTTGACGGCACGGTCAATCTTTCAAAAGTCGAAGAGCGCCTGGCACGGCTCGAAGATTACAGCACAACTATCGTCAAAATTCTTCAGGGCCAGCGGAATTCGACCAATAAGCGCTCGCTATCTCCACTATCGATCTACCAAAAAGCCACGTTTTCCGTTTACATTAATCTTATGGTTTTTCGAACACCTCATGGAAGAGCAATGGGCGAGCAACTCTGGCGAGAGAACCATCTACAAACGGCCTTTGAGCAGCACCGCAGCGCTATGGCCGAAATGCGTGATTTTATCACGGAAAAAAATATTGATCCGTCAGGCAGATTCGACCACCTAATATTAGAGTTCGAGAAGCACAGGCATAGTATTGGCCATAAGGGTCCAAGCTACAACACATTGAGCAATGAACTAATGATAATTCGCGGATTACCTCCTGGCACTGTTGCTGATTTCTTGCAATTTTCCGACGGATTATCTGGAGATTCACTGCCCGATTTCGTACGTACATCAAATATCGTCAACAACATTCATTTCAACACGAAGTTATTTCGAAGAATGAGATGGACGTATTTGATGGTTCCGTCAGGCTCGGTGTTTGTAACAAGCGACAGTCCTGTCGCTTGCCTGCGAAATGTTCCACTGTGGCATTCGCAAGCGGAATTGACTTTTCCAGTCTCAAAAACGGTGGCGATATATTGCTCATGGCATCAGGACTTGCCTGAGGGATATCTCATAGCAAAGCCTGATGTTGTTGGGGAGATCAATCGCCGCACTATGTCAAACGCAAACATGTGGGTATTCGCGTCGCGCGATTCACAAGGCATCGTGGATGCGATTGCGCTGCGCCATCGCCCACAGTATTCAATTTACGAACGACTGTAG
- a CDS encoding Shedu immune nuclease family protein: MSNKPTYKGMSREAYLDIVNTEWEAFKNNPDFDDERNVQNFLEKYPCLIPCPFGTSGPNNHGPYPFAVITQPVLPSFTKKVPDFMWITSNSDFVHPTLIELESPKKKWFNLDGTPTADFTQAYDQISTWMAWFENPLNKAQFAEYYHLPDYFREKRIMRPNYVLIYGRRDEATRTRELAEKRAMMIRPGEIHMSYDRLGPSLDAMGFICSKVDKDGYVAQYIPPTITPDPWNAPKMSVHRFKDDAVRQSPHFNAQGAVDLIEAFKYWDEEAKKAQGPHMTNSNGITPWPIR; this comes from the coding sequence ATGTCAAACAAGCCAACATATAAAGGAATGAGTCGGGAAGCATACCTCGATATCGTCAATACGGAGTGGGAAGCATTCAAAAACAACCCTGATTTTGACGATGAAAGGAATGTTCAAAATTTCCTAGAGAAATATCCCTGTCTTATACCGTGTCCTTTCGGAACAAGTGGGCCGAATAATCACGGTCCATACCCGTTCGCTGTAATCACTCAGCCTGTTTTACCGTCATTTACGAAAAAAGTCCCAGACTTCATGTGGATCACGTCCAATAGTGATTTCGTTCATCCTACTCTAATAGAGTTAGAATCACCTAAGAAGAAATGGTTTAATCTGGACGGCACTCCGACTGCTGATTTCACCCAAGCATATGATCAAATATCAACTTGGATGGCATGGTTCGAAAACCCGCTCAACAAGGCTCAATTTGCCGAATACTACCATTTGCCTGATTATTTCCGAGAAAAGCGCATTATGCGGCCAAATTATGTCTTAATTTATGGCAGGCGCGACGAGGCGACGCGTACGAGGGAATTAGCAGAAAAACGTGCCATGATGATACGTCCTGGCGAAATACACATGAGTTATGATCGTCTTGGTCCGTCACTAGATGCGATGGGCTTCATCTGTTCTAAAGTGGATAAAGATGGATATGTAGCTCAGTACATCCCGCCTACTATTACGCCAGACCCTTGGAACGCCCCGAAAATGAGCGTTCATCGATTTAAAGATGATGCTGTCCGTCAATCACCTCATTTCAACGCACAGGGCGCTGTAGATTTAATTGAAGCGTTCAAGTATTGGGATGAAGAAGCAAAAAAAGCTCAGGGACCGCATATGACGAATTCGAACGGAATCACCCCGTGGCCCATCCGCTAA